The genomic DNA AGCGTTTATACAAAGAACTTGGACTAACCCCCGAAAAGAACACGACAGAAGATATGCTGTTTACTGTTGAAACGGTATATTGTCTGGGTGCCTGCGGTCTTGCTCCGGCGTTAACTGTCAATGACGTGGTGCACCCCGCTATGACGCCAGAAAAGGCGGCAGCACTGATTCAAGAATTGCGAGGTGCTGAGCATGACAAGGTTTAATAGCTGGGAGGATTTAAACAACTTTCAAAGCGCTATAAAAGCAAACATGGATAGTGCCTCATGCCGCATTTTGATCTGTGCCGGAACTGGTTGTCAGGCTGGCGGTTCTGCTCAGATTTATGCACGCATGTGCCAGTTAGCGCAAACGGTTGACCATGTATCAATTGAATATGGCGCTGAGATTGCGCACAGCCCGCACACTGTTCATATACATAAAAGCGGTTGCCATGGTTTTTGCGAGATTGGTCCATTAATGCGCATTGAGCCGCAGGGCATTTCTTATATGAAGGTTAGTCTCAGCGACTGCGAGGAAATCTTCGAACGCACAGTAAAGAATGGAGAACTGATCCATCGTTTGTTGTATGTGGAAGATGGAAAAGAATATGTTCATCAGGAAGAGATTCCTTTTTATCAAAAACAAACGCGATTGGTGCTCAAAAACTGCGGTCATATTGATGCGGAAAGTGTAGCAGAATCCGTTGCTTACGGCGGCTATCAGTCGCTTGCAAAAGCAATTTTTCATATGAGCAGGGAAGAAGTCATTCAAAACATTCTTGACTCGAATCTACGCGGACGTGGCGGCGGCGGGTTTGTTGTAGGGAAAAAGTGGAAACAAGTTGCTTCCCAAAAAGAATTAACCCGCTATGTGGTCTGCAACGGCGACGAGGGCGATCCTGGCGCTTTTATGGATTGCTCTATTATGGAAGGCGACCCCCACAAGATGATTGAGGGTATGGTGATTGCTGCTTATGCGGTCGGTGCCAAAGAAGGCTATATCTACGTGCGGGCAGAATATCCACTTGCGGTAAAGAGATTAAAAATAGCAATCGTACAGGCGGAAGAAGTGGGTTTGCTGGGCGACAACATTCTAGGAACCGATTTCTGTTTTCACTTACATATTAACCGTGGAGCCGGCGCTTTTGTTTGCGGTGAAGGCAGTGCACTGACAGCCTCAATTGAGGGGAAAAGAGGTATGCCTCGTGTGAAGCCGCCGCGTACGGTTGAACAAGGCTTGTTTGCCAAGCCAACCGTCCTTAATAATGTCGAGACTTTTGCCAATGTACCGATGATCATTGAAAATGGCGCGCAGTGGTACCGAAGCATTGGCCCTGAAAACAGCCCTGGAACAAAAGCCTTTGCTTTGACTGGCAGCATAAAAAATACGGGCTTGATTGAAGTGCCTATGGGCACCAGCCTAAGAGAAGTAATCTTTGATATAGGTGGCGGCATTAGAGGCAGCGCAGGTTTTAAAGCAGTACAAATAGGGGGCCCATCGGGCGGCTGTATTTCCGATAAGGATTTGAACCTCAGTCTCGATTTTGACACGCTAAAACAACGCGGCGCTATGATTGGTTCAGGTGGATTGGTTGTTATGGATCAAAACACCTGCATGGTTGAGGTTGCACGCTTTTTTATGGATTTTACACAGCGGGAAAGCTGCGGTAAATGTGCGCCCTGCCGGGAAGGCACAAAGAGAATGCTTGAGATTCTCAAGCGCATTGTAGCGGGCGAAGGTGAAATGCATGACTTGCAGAAACTGCGTGATCTGGCAGATATGATATCAAATACTGCGCTATGTGGCTTGGGAAAAAGCGCGTCACTACCCGTGATTAGCACCTTAAATGCCTTTGCCGATGAGTACCTTGAACACATTCAGGACAAAAAGTGCCGAGCCGGCGTTTGTCAACAGCTTAAAAAATATAAGATTGACCCAGGAGCGTGCAAAGGCTGCTCGAAATGTGCGCGTCATTGCCCCGTTCAGGCGATTAGCGGTGAATTGAAATCTCCGTTTACCATTGACCAAGAGAAGTGCATTAAGTGTGGTGCATGCCTGACGAATTGCAGTTTTAACGCTATTCATATTGAATGAGCGAAGGAGGGAATAACATGGGATTTATGAAAATTGATGGATTGCAGGTAGCATTTTCTGATGAACCTAATGTGCTTTCGGTCATAAGAAAGGCCGATATCGATATTCCTACGCTTTGCTATCATTCAGAGCTGTCGGTATATGGTGCCTGTCGTTTATGCACGGTCGAGGATGATCGTGGTAAAACGTTCGCCTCTTGCTCAGAGACGCCGAGGGACGGAATGGTTATTTATACAAACACGCCGCGTCTGATGAAATATCGCAAAATGATATTGGAATTACTTTTGGCAGCACATAACCGCGATTGTACCACCTGCATTCGCAGTGGAGAATGTCAATTGCAAAATTTGGCACACCGTATGGGCGTCACACATATATCTTACGACAATAAAAAGACACAATACCCGATTGATATGAGTTCGCCCTCAATTGTCCGAGACCCGAATAAGTGCATCCTTTGCGGCGATTGCGTTCGCATGTGCAACGATGTTCAGGGAATCAATGCGATAGATTTTGCATATCGTGGAACCGATGCACTGGTTACACCAGCGTTTAACAAAAAAATTGCGCAAACAGATTGCGTCAACTGTGGCCAGTGCCGCGTTGTTTGCCCGACAGCTGCAATTAGCATCAACACAAACCTTGAGGTTGTATGGGACGCACTGGCCGACTCAAACACCAAGGTCATTGCTCAGGTTGCACCCGGGGTTCGAGCGGCAATTGGCGATGCTTTCGGTATTCCGCGGGGTGCTAACGCTATTGGTAAGTTGGTTGGCGTTCTACATCGGCTCGGGTTTGACGAGGTGTATGATACGACTCATGGCGCTGATTTAACGGTCCTTGAGGAAAGCAAAGAACTTTTGAAACGCCTAGATTTTGAAGAAAATCTCCCTCTGTTTACCTCTTGCTGCCCGGCGTGGGTGAACTTTTGTGAGAAAAGACATCCTGAATTTTTGCCGAATCTGTCGACCTGCCGATCCCCGCAGCAAATGCTTGCAGCTGTCGTTCAGGAATATTACAGAGAGAAAGATTGCGGTAAAAAAATCGTCTCTGTCAGCATCATGCCATGCACCGCCAAAAAAGCTGAGATACTGCGCGAAGAGTCCAAAACGAATGGCAAGGCGGATGTGGATTATGTCCTAACAACAACAGAGGTCATTACCATGATTAAACGTTCGGGCATTCGTTTTGAAAATGTCGAGATTGAATCGTTTGACATGCCATTTGGCATAGGCTCTGGTGCCGGCATTATTTTCGGAAACTCTGGTGGCGTAACCGAAGCGGTTTTGCGGCACCTTACCGAGGGTCATGACCGTCTTTCTATGGAACAGGTACGCACCAGTGGGGTTCGCGGAGCAGGGAGCATTCGGGAAGTATCTTTTACCTATCAGGGACGCACACTAAAGGCCGCTGTTGTCAGTGGGCTTGCCGAAGTTAATAAATTGCTTAAAAAAATCAAATCTGGTGAAGTCGAGTACCAATTTGTTGAAGTAATGGCTTGCCCTCAGGGCTGCATTATGGGCGGAGGACAGCCTGCCCATGCTGGACAGCATACCAAGGCGGCTCGAATCAAAGAGTTATATGATACCGACATTTCGATGCAGATTAAAAAATCCAATGAAAACCCTTTGGTTCTTTCTCTCTATGACGGTCTTCTCCATGGGAAGGAACATGAACTACTGCACCGTAATATGTAACCACATTTGTTATAGGTGAGTTCATCTATATTGCTCTTTATTTATGTGGGGTGCAGCCCTTTAAAAGCAAATGTCTTATTTCTACCGTAAACTACACAAAAAAGGCTTAGGAATCAATATCCTGAGCCTTTTGCATTAAGAACATTTGCAGGGCGAGAAATCCAGAGAGCGTGTGGTATGGAAAATAAAAAGCCTCCCTTTGTTATCATCAAAGTGCGGTCTAACTGCACAATAATAGCAAAGGGAGGTCTCTGTGGAGGTGTAGACATATGGCTAAAAGCTTACGCAGATTCCAGATTTACCCGAAAGGAAAGCCTCAAAATTCGAAATTTTTTTAAAGACGATGTCGGTAAGCCAATCGAGCGGGGTTTGCGAAAGCTTTCGTTTAAAGAGTCTTTTTAAAGGTCGTAAAACCCGGATAATTCTTGCGTTCTATGCCGCGGAAAGCGAGTCTGCGGTCAGATTTCTATACATTTCTGCGCTCAAGTCGCAGTCATAGAACAATTTATAATAACCTGTGACTTCGGTCTGCAGGTCGTAGTCCACATAATCGGGGTACAGCAACGCGCCCAACCAAAGCATTCCAAGATAGCATTGTACCGACGGCGGGGAGGAAACCCAACCGTAAGGGCCGTCGGGGACTTTGAAGTAGTTACCAGAGGAGATGGCGGAAAGCTGCTGCCAAGCGGTATCGGAACCGACGGTGTCGTAAATGCTGTTAGGGGAGAAGATGATGACCTCTGGGTTCCAGAGCAAGATCTGTTCCAGGTCCACTTCGTTACCCATGCCGGAGGACGCTACCTCGGAAAGGGTGGCAAGGTTCTTGCTGAGCATGTTTATTGTTTGGGCATGAAAAGAACCTTCTGCTATAACGTTGATGCCTTTGTCACCAAGACAGTAGAGTAGCGACTTTCGAGCGCCGTCTGCGTCTACCTTGGCCATCATGGCGGTGATGTCAGTGTAAGCGCTCTCGCACCAGGATGCCAGTTCATTGGCTTTTTCAGCTTTACCGGTCAGCTCGCCCAGCATGCGGTAAGCATCTCCGGCGGTGGTAACAGTGGCATCAATATGTACAAAGGGGATGCCTGTCTGATTGGTGAGAGCGTCCATGTCTTCAACGATGGAACCCTTGGCTTCGCCCACGTCAATCACAACGTCGGGGCCCGCAGCTAGCAAGGCCTCGAGATCCATGGTGCCTTTGCCACCATAAAGCTGACCAAGCTTGGGCAATGCCAGATACTCGTTTTTAATATAAAGAGAGGCATCTTCAGAAAAGTCGGACGCAAATCCCACCATCAGTTCCGGGCAGAGTGGCAGAACGTAGAGTTGTGTCAGCGGTCCAGAAACGGCGATCTTCGTGATCTTTGAGGGAAGGGTAACGGTGCGGCCACAGGAATCAGTGAATTCGCGTGTTTCAGAAGGGGATGTTTCAGGTGCCGGTGCCGCCGCTGATGTTTCTGCGGCAGGCTCAGGCTTGGCGGTTGAGGTCGTTACCGTCTGCCCGCAGCCTGCAAACAAAGCAACGAACAGAGCCAATACCATTAGAATTGCTAAGATGCGTTTTATCATTCTGTTTTCACCCTTTCTTTTTTATAAGGGAATGCCATTGTATCCGCGGGCATTGATCCTTATGTAACCAGAAAACCTGGTGTACAGACGCGGACATGGTCATTAAAGAGGCTGGTGACCTCAACGTCCACGCCGTAGAGTGCGCTTATAAGGGATTTATCCAGCACGTTCTTGGGGGGACCTTCCGTCAGCACCCTGCCGTCCTTTAGCGCTAAAACTCGGTCGGAAAACATATAGGTATGCTGAGGATCGTGTGTGGTTTGGATGACGGTGTAACCCTCGGCGGTCAGCGCTTTCACCTGTGACAGAACATGGATTTGGTTGCCAAAATCTAAATTTGCTGTGGGCTCGTCCAGCATGAGAATGGGCGCGCGCTGTACCAAGGCACGGGCAATCATAACCAACTGGCGTTCACCGCCACTGATACGGTGGAAACAGCGCTGCTCAAGATGGGAGATGCCCATCTTGGCCATTGCCCATTCAACCCGTTCCTGCTCCTCTTTTTGTGGCGTTCGGAATGCACTGAGTCCGGAGGTGGTGCCCATAAGCACAATATCGAAAACGCTGTAATTGAAAGCGGAGCTTGACGATTGGGGTATATAGGCAATGAATTGCGACATCTCGCGTATGGAAAGTGACTTGATGTTGTGATTGTCCACATTAATATTGCCAGTATAATCTCGTATCAGGCCGAGGATGCAGCGGAAAAGCGTGCTTTTTCCGACACCGTTGGGGCCTAGAATCGAAAGGAATTCTCCGGGATTGACGCTAAAACTGATATCTTTTAAAACTTGGTGCTCGCCATAAGAAAAGGACAGGTTTCTGACCTCAACGCTCATGTTCTTTCCCCCCTTCCGGTGACGAGGAAGAGAAAGAGCGGTGCCCCTACAATGG from Oscillospiraceae bacterium MB24-C1 includes the following:
- a CDS encoding NADH-ubiquinone oxidoreductase-F iron-sulfur binding region domain-containing protein; translation: MDSASCRILICAGTGCQAGGSAQIYARMCQLAQTVDHVSIEYGAEIAHSPHTVHIHKSGCHGFCEIGPLMRIEPQGISYMKVSLSDCEEIFERTVKNGELIHRLLYVEDGKEYVHQEEIPFYQKQTRLVLKNCGHIDAESVAESVAYGGYQSLAKAIFHMSREEVIQNILDSNLRGRGGGGFVVGKKWKQVASQKELTRYVVCNGDEGDPGAFMDCSIMEGDPHKMIEGMVIAAYAVGAKEGYIYVRAEYPLAVKRLKIAIVQAEEVGLLGDNILGTDFCFHLHINRGAGAFVCGEGSALTASIEGKRGMPRVKPPRTVEQGLFAKPTVLNNVETFANVPMIIENGAQWYRSIGPENSPGTKAFALTGSIKNTGLIEVPMGTSLREVIFDIGGGIRGSAGFKAVQIGGPSGGCISDKDLNLSLDFDTLKQRGAMIGSGGLVVMDQNTCMVEVARFFMDFTQRESCGKCAPCREGTKRMLEILKRIVAGEGEMHDLQKLRDLADMISNTALCGLGKSASLPVISTLNAFADEYLEHIQDKKCRAGVCQQLKKYKIDPGACKGCSKCARHCPVQAISGELKSPFTIDQEKCIKCGACLTNCSFNAIHIE
- a CDS encoding [FeFe] hydrogenase, group A, which produces MGFMKIDGLQVAFSDEPNVLSVIRKADIDIPTLCYHSELSVYGACRLCTVEDDRGKTFASCSETPRDGMVIYTNTPRLMKYRKMILELLLAAHNRDCTTCIRSGECQLQNLAHRMGVTHISYDNKKTQYPIDMSSPSIVRDPNKCILCGDCVRMCNDVQGINAIDFAYRGTDALVTPAFNKKIAQTDCVNCGQCRVVCPTAAISINTNLEVVWDALADSNTKVIAQVAPGVRAAIGDAFGIPRGANAIGKLVGVLHRLGFDEVYDTTHGADLTVLEESKELLKRLDFEENLPLFTSCCPAWVNFCEKRHPEFLPNLSTCRSPQQMLAAVVQEYYREKDCGKKIVSVSIMPCTAKKAEILREESKTNGKADVDYVLTTTEVITMIKRSGIRFENVEIESFDMPFGIGSGAGIIFGNSGGVTEAVLRHLTEGHDRLSMEQVRTSGVRGAGSIREVSFTYQGRTLKAAVVSGLAEVNKLLKKIKSGEVEYQFVEVMACPQGCIMGGGQPAHAGQHTKAARIKELYDTDISMQIKKSNENPLVLSLYDGLLHGKEHELLHRNM
- a CDS encoding ABC transporter substrate-binding protein, yielding MIKRILAILMVLALFVALFAGCGQTVTTSTAKPEPAAETSAAAPAPETSPSETREFTDSCGRTVTLPSKITKIAVSGPLTQLYVLPLCPELMVGFASDFSEDASLYIKNEYLALPKLGQLYGGKGTMDLEALLAAGPDVVIDVGEAKGSIVEDMDALTNQTGIPFVHIDATVTTAGDAYRMLGELTGKAEKANELASWCESAYTDITAMMAKVDADGARKSLLYCLGDKGINVIAEGSFHAQTINMLSKNLATLSEVASSGMGNEVDLEQILLWNPEVIIFSPNSIYDTVGSDTAWQQLSAISSGNYFKVPDGPYGWVSSPPSVQCYLGMLWLGALLYPDYVDYDLQTEVTGYYKLFYDCDLSAEMYRNLTADSLSAA
- a CDS encoding ABC transporter ATP-binding protein, whose protein sequence is MSVEVRNLSFSYGEHQVLKDISFSVNPGEFLSILGPNGVGKSTLFRCILGLIRDYTGNINVDNHNIKSLSIREMSQFIAYIPQSSSSAFNYSVFDIVLMGTTSGLSAFRTPQKEEQERVEWAMAKMGISHLEQRCFHRISGGERQLVMIARALVQRAPILMLDEPTANLDFGNQIHVLSQVKALTAEGYTVIQTTHDPQHTYMFSDRVLALKDGRVLTEGPPKNVLDKSLISALYGVDVEVTSLFNDHVRVCTPGFLVT